A part of Dreissena polymorpha isolate Duluth1 chromosome 13, UMN_Dpol_1.0, whole genome shotgun sequence genomic DNA contains:
- the LOC127856252 gene encoding sodium-dependent glucose transporter 1A-like, translating into MKNNIMADGQTLDVRFDVIVDDLEEPSNVSVKGDDNQTMLNDTPSEGKQENNKMDKEKPDLPGQGDERSSEPQGHSLRVIIARFRAQPGFRMRVLHTICCVWMFITLGWVLGIIGATFPELRLIMDKNIETASWIFTAGSLGYLLGSFVFGLLFDRFNRLLMLSTVTSLSAVAIAAMPWCSQFPLMVAINLVSGFFTGGIDVSGNSHIVSIWGTDAAPFMQTLHFGFSAGGMIGPQTAKPFTAQKSCSQLNTAATTSTILPFTNSTTSCDEQYGDTHIHYAYLIAGIGSISASLPFLVLYCLSQRYQTYVSTPLLNTEKQEQKRRLPVLAMRKQIVFLGLLTTLISMYTCVENRFSSLITTFTDEYLHMNKDDSLDLATVFWAAFAAGRFCSIPVTFFLKTRNMILIYLLFLTAVVIALLIASVYDIRQLIWTCTACAGLSMSAIFPAIFTWTTESVLTVTGKISATYLVGVSVFNMVFPLLYGFLMNNYSQMYFVYLLLGQSVLLLPFYVAIRMLIRIYIKPFTQPKVSA; encoded by the exons atgaaaaataatatcATGGCAGATGGTCAGACTTTGGATGTCAGGTTTGACGTCATCGTTGATGATTTGGAAGAGCCATCTAATGTATCAGTGAAAGGGGATGATAATCAAACAATGCTTAACGATACCCCATCTGAGGGAAAACAGGAAAACAACAAAATGGACAAAG AAAAGCCTGATCTACCCGGTCAAGGTGACGAACGTAGCTCCGAACCACAGGGGCACAGCCTAAGAGTGATCATCGCGCGTTTCAGGGCTCAGCCCGGATTCAGAATGCGAGTATTGCACACCATTTGTTGTGTGTGGATGTTCATCACTTTG GGTTGGGTGTTAGGCATTATTGGAGCAACTTTTCCGGAGCTACGCCTcattatggacaagaatatagaGACTGCGTCATGGATATTTACTGCTGGATCATTGGGCTATCTCCTCGGATCTTTTGTTTTTGGTCTACTATTTGATAG GTTCAACCGACTGTTAATGTTATCCACGGTCACTTCGCTCTCAGCCGTTGCAATAGCAGCAATGCCATGGTGCAGCCAGTTTCCACTCATGGTTGCTATCAATCTTGTCAGTGGTTTCTTCACTGGTGGTATTGACGTCA gCGGGAATTCCCACATAGTTTCGATATGGGGTACAGACGCCGCACCCTTCATGCAGACACTTCATTTCGGGTTTAGCGCAGGGGGTATGATTGGTCCACAAACGGCCAAGCCATTTACCGCGCAGAAATCCTGTTCACAACTGAACACTGCAGCAACAACTTCGACTATCTTGCCCTTTACTAATTCAACCACTTCTTGCGATGAACAATATGGCGACACACATATCCATTACGCGTATTTAATTGCTGGTATTGGATCCATTTCTGCATCACTCCCTTTCCTTGTATTATATTGTTTGTCGCAAAGGTACCAAACATATGTATCTACACCCTTATTGAATACAGAAAAACAGGAACAAAAACGCAGGTTGCCTGTACTCGCCATGCGTAAGCAAATAGTATTCCTTGGACTGTTAACGACGTTGATCAGTATGTACACATGCGTTGAGAATAGGTTCTCGAGTCTTATTACCACGTTTACGGATGAATACCTACATATGAACAAGGACGATAGTCTTGATTTGGCCACGGTTTTTTGGGCAGCCTTTGCAGCCGGCAGATTTTGCAGCATTCCAGTGACTTTCTTCCTGAAAACACGCAATATGATATTGATATATTTGCTTTTCTTAACGGCCGTTGTCATCGCACTTCTTATCGCGTCGGTATACGATATACGTCAACTGATATGGACATGTACCGCTTGCGCGGGTCTTAGCATGTCAGCCATTTTTCCGGCAATATTTACGTGGACGACCGAAAGCGTTCTGACTGTTACCGGGAAGATATCGGCCACATATCTTGTCGGTGTGTCCGTGTTCAACATGGTGTTTCCGCTACTCTATGGATTTTTAATGAATAACTATTCGCAGATGTACTTTGTGTATTTGCTTCTTGGGCAGTCAGTGTTACTTTTGCCTTTCTATGTAGCAATAAGAATGCTAATACGAATTTATATTAAGCCTTTCACACAACCGAAAGTATCTGCATAA